The sequence below is a genomic window from Nitrososphaerota archaeon.
GGTTATAATGGAACTCCCAGAGGCATAAAGAACTGCGATGAGGGAGGGTGTGAAAGGTGCAATGCGAGTGAAGAGCAGTATCCCAGAGGCAAAGATCTCGATAAATGCGCCTGTTGTCATGCAGAAGAAAACGCGATCACTCAGGCAGCACTGCATGGGATGAGAACCGAGAATGCAACCTTGTACACTACTAACGTGCCATGCACTATCTGTGCTAAAATGATAATCAATGCTGGGATTAAGAAGGTTGTCGTCGGAGGGGATTATCCAGACGATTTAGGAAGAAAGCTTCTCAACGAAGCCAAGATAGAGCTCCAAGTTCTCAAAACTAAGGACTAGGTCTCTTTACTCGTGCTAATGCAATGTACGCCATACTCATCGCTCCTATTATGACAAGTAGATATTCCATGCCTTCCTGAAGATACGTCCCTCCGACAGCCTGCTCGAAATAGTAGTAGGAGCTTCGATAATAGTTGAAAGACCAGTGCGTGAGCACAGCTGCCGGTAAGCCAGTTTTGATGTAGACCAAGCCGAGGGCTATCCCGGCTATCGAGCTGGTCGTGAACTTGCCTATCTGCCACCCTGCTCCAAACAGTATGTGTGCTAGGCCAAACATTAGCCCAGAAATTATGGCGGTGGCATAAACCATCGTCAGCACTGCACTCTTTCTTGAAGACGGAATGCCCAGATACTTTTCTGGATGCCATAGAGCCTTGAGCGCATAGGCAAAGTTGGCCCTTCCAAGCAAAACTGTAACCGCAACTAGCCCAATAGTGCTGACTCTGAAACCAATTTCTTCTGTGATAGGAGCTAGCGCTATCCCAACAAATGTCTGCATAGGATCGACTTCAGGTAAAGCTCCTGACCTCACTCCAACAGTACTCTGCAGGCTTTCGATAAGGCTAGTCAGAAGAG
It includes:
- a CDS encoding dCMP deaminase family protein, whose translation is MSKKIRRPSWDEYFMGVAHAVKARSNCIRRRVGAIMVRDKQIVSTGYNGTPRGIKNCDEGGCERCNASEEQYPRGKDLDKCACCHAEENAITQAALHGMRTENATLYTTNVPCTICAKMIINAGIKKVVVGGDYPDDLGRKLLNEAKIELQVLKTKD
- a CDS encoding CPBP family intramembrane metalloprotease; protein product: MNELGESKNGADLRRTLTTILVVLVIIFAGFMLLSFPLGAYAFYNGNLSTSSSEPLIANIPVFVVGLPIDFPVRMTFSDLFAALWVLYLALFVVALNGPNAPLWRTLKGITSGSFKISDNGILTATVAFTSVTLLTSLIESLQSTVGVRSGALPEVDPMQTFVGIALAPITEEIGFRVSTIGLVAVTVLLGRANFAYALKALWHPEKYLGIPSSRKSAVLTMVYATAIISGLMFGLAHILFGAGWQIGKFTTSSIAGIALGLVYIKTGLPAAVLTHWSFNYYRSSYYYFEQAVGGTYLQEGMEYLLVIIGAMSMAYIALARVKRPSP